One Coffea eugenioides isolate CCC68of chromosome 2, Ceug_1.0, whole genome shotgun sequence genomic window, ATGATTGCCCGCTAATTATAGGGttaatcttttgttcttgacTTGATGTGACAATTGTTTCCCTTTGTCTAATAAGGACATGAATATCCTGCTCCATTGTTGCTTGATAAAAGAACAGTAGTAGCATGCTTTTGGATGATGTATCGGTGACTAGCGGAATAGTTCAAGGCAATGTATGCCAATTGTTTTATACGTCACGATGTATGAGCTTAATTCGGTGCATTGAAGAgatagcaattactactttcTATATTTATGATATGCTGTAATGTGGGTTTTTCATATTGGACAGGAAAAGACGAGGAAAGAAATTCTCAGGAATCAAGTTGGTCGTGTCTCCTTGTTCATCGTGTTACTCATTGGTCTAGTAGGTGTGCTAATTGGGTACTTTATCAGATGAAGCGAGTATTCCAGAGCAGGCAATTTGCATGGAAAGATGCTATTATTGTTAGTGCCATTTGATAATCCATTTCTTTTTGAACATCGAAATTTAGTTTATCATGTCttcctttcaaaaattttgtagacaaataccattgatcattttacatgcgAGGGACTGGTTTCTGTGGAATTTCAAAGGGACCTTGCCTTGCCTTTTTTTGGGTATTTGTTTTGTCAAGTTGAAGAAGGGGAAAGTAGCAGTCAAGATAGAGATGAATTGGGAGTTTATGGCTGCAGCGGAGTTTGATGACAGCTCGTTTGTGATTGGTGAATGTCAGCTGTGACTGCTTCAGTGCGTCGTCTGTAGAGGGTGATGCTTTCTTCTCTACAGAATTGTTAAGCTCTGTCCTGTGGCTCCTGGTTAAGTAACGTTGCCTGCATAAAAGTACAAATGGCCCCGGGGTCGGACGGGACGTCGGGAGGTCAGGAAAATTCATGGATAGTATGACACACcacaatttaattgaaaaaaaaaaatcaccgtACAACAATTTGTAAAATTCCAACTTTTTTCTGAGACTCTTTAGGAAAAAGGTGAACCAGAAACCTCACGATCACCACTACCGCTGGGAGATTAATTAATTTCTAAACTGGAACGTACTCCTAAAAAGTTGGAATGTGCGCTATAGTGAAACAGGTACTCTGCATTGAACTATAGATTTGTTATCTTGGAATCTGCTATCACTGAAATAGATTTGTTGTATTGAATTGACGTTCAAGTTTCCCTTGAAGAAAAAGATCCCTTAGTTACTCTGTTTTACTCTATCAAATAGCCAATTTTTTAGCTGAATTTAGTTAGAGTTGTGCAACATATGGTTTTCCCCCAACCGAAAAGAACAAGCAAAACACCTCATTTCCAATTAGATCTTCAACAACACCAATCAATTTATTCAGATCACATAAAATAAATACCAGAAAAACACTTGGAACAATTACGAAGCTTGGAGAAACTAGTTCGACGAACAACAAAATTAATCAAAGGTACCGCCTCCGAAccagaaaaaaaaggaaaattttaatTCCGAAACAGCATCTTAGATCTTCTTCTGGGACGGGTCCTGACCGAAATCATTGATCTTGTCCAGAGGGCAGCGCCTGCGGTTGGTCTCCTCCACTTGCTTGGCCATGGCCAATCCAGAACGGGCCAGTTCCCTCAGGTTGGGAACGTCGTAGTTTTGGGCAACATAGACTCCAAAAACACCTCCGAGCATGAGACTAAAAGTGGTACCAAAGAACCCCATTGATGTATTTACTTGTGTTGATTCTATCTAATCAAATATAAAACAATAGCACAAAAATTCCTCCCGGAAACGAAGTGGAAATGAGTAGATGGAATTTGATGATGAATCTTGGAACTACGTTTTACTAATATATAGTGAGTGGGGTCTGAAGGATGTTGGCTTATTCTCCAAGTATTTTTCCCTTCTACAACTCTGGTTTCTTTTGGATTACGCTTTTGGGGAGTTTATTTTTCTAATCTTGAGAAGAGAGCTTCGTTCCTCCTCCTCCAAGAGTCAAAGGTCAACGGCTTtcattattatattatttacAGAGTCAACATCAACACGAGTACATTTAAAGAGTAACATAAAATTATAAGGACCAATCTTTAAATATATATAGTATGAGAAAGATTAATCCAAGTTTTGTACTGATGATCATTGGCGGATGTGAGCCTCCAAGATCTTAGAAATTCTTCTAAATCCCTTtacattgaaattttcattCACATCCTTGTACAAATTAGACTTTGTGGCTCCCCCCCCAATCCCCAATAAAAGATTGCAGAAATCTTTTTAATCTCCTTAAGACGTTAAAAGTTTTTGCTcgtattcttgtaaatattgGACTTTATACCCCAAACCTTTTACAATATTGTAAAGGGCCTCCCCCGCCTTGGTTCTGCTAGTGATGTGATTGGCTGAAATTTAAGTTAAATGTATACTTGGGACCTTGTTCCATCTTTCATAGAGAGAAGGGTGTGCTTTGTCTGAAAGAGAGCCATATGTGGAGAGGGATGAAAATCTGCCTTAGTCAATTGTTTAGCACAAAGAATATTATTTACAATGTGCAAAAGATCTGCTATATGAAGTCTAGCACACAATCAATCTCGGAATTGgttatcaaaagaaaaagaagttgttcatcgaaagaaaaagaagtttgGTGGATCTAATGAGCCAATATTTAGTGTTTGCCCAAAGACTCGAAAGTTTATGCCTTGTGGGGACTCCAAAAGTGATACGAATAATAACACTGCTTAAGAACAAAGAGTAAGACGCTTTATTTATTCATAGCGATCGCTAAACAAGTCATATATAATTAAGAACAAACAAAGTACTGAAATTACAAGAAGTCACAATTAATTAGTATGTATGTAAGGtttcaaaatattgttaaacGAGTCATCTTAATAATTAGATCTTGTTCTGAGGCCCGTCTGGACCAGCATCATCATCCATCTTCTTCTTGctctgctgctgctgctgctgggGCTTGCGGTAGGTCTGCTCTACATTCTTGGCCATCAAGAACCCACAACTGGCCAGCTTCCTCAAGTTTGGGACGTCATAGTTCTGTGCAATATACACTCCAATTACACCCCCGGCCATGTACTTAAAACAGCTCCTGAAAAATCCCATGATGTCGActcaccttttcctttttcccttcaCGTATGCTTTCAGATTAAGAGGAAAAGCAACAATATGTCTCCACTGCAATAGtaggaaatcattcaaattaaAGAGATGGGATTTGCGATGATTATTAAGCCCTTTATGTTTTGATTTATATATATAGTGTCAAAACTCTGAAGGGGGTTGTCTTGTTATCCAAGCCTTTTCTTTCCCCTCCTCCAAGAGTCAACTCAACGGCCTtgcctccaagaaatttcatcaacaaTTTTTAGATAATACCAACTACCCAAAAATGTTACAAAATGTTACTGGAGGTTTTGCTAAGCGTTCAATGCCAGTGCCATGCACGAGGTGTCAAATTCTAATTCCGATTTTTCAGCTTTGTGAATTTGTCATAAGGGATAAAACTACTTTTAcgtaggggtgggcaaaattgCCCGTTAACCAGAAAATCCATCATATCTGATTTGATCAGATTCGAAAATTAGGATATTCGATCCGTATTATTTGATGAATCAAAAGAAAATCGGGTATCCGCTTAGATGCGGGGCTGGTTAGAGTGGGTTGATTAAAAATTCGCGAGTACCCGACCCGACcagcatattttttttaatttttaatttatatatatatactataaaataatatttttagagcTAACTAAGCATTTTTCATTGAACAAATTGtaatacaaatatgagagactatagtttatttataAGATTTATTTGCAGAGAtcatgatcttatattttatagaaaagaggttaattaatgtggaatatatatttaaaaaggTGCtatttatttcaaacttttattgattatgaattcttttaatttttttctttttttttgtattctcttcacatgtttttttttggtgggagaatttttgaaaatttttttattaaatcctagatgaatgtgtaaaatgcaaaattaaattagtataaatcatttttttaaacaaataaagGATAAGTGGGGGCAGAGCGGGTATCCGTTGATCCAACCCTATCTTAGCGGGTACCCTATAACTGGGTATCCACTGATATGGGGGCGGGTAAGGGTCAGAAAATGGTTGACTCGCAAGGTGCAGATTGGATTAGCTAAATGGTGAACGGGGCCGGTACCCGGCCCGTGCCCACCCCTGCTTTTATGGTATTTGATTGGTTGCTTTTATTGAATTTAGCAATGGATGAAAGGGTAAATCATAAATATATGACTTGAAATCTTAGAATAATTTATTGAATGTCATCCTTCGTGCagaagaaataagaaaaaacTAAGCAAAAAATAatgggaaaatttttttataactATGTAAACAGAGGTTAATTGTAACTACAAAAGAAATGCATGCTAGTCTCCACCGTAATTAAATTACCAATAATTATCGTTTTGCTAAGATTTTGACGTCACATGATTGCGTGTGTTGTAATTTAATTACTTGGAACTACGAAATACGGCTGATCCATGGCAGTTGTTTAAGGAGCATTTCCCTAAATCCAATCCAAGAAGTGGGAAGAATTTCTCTAATCTTGTAGAATATTTCTTTTTGCCGCTTATCCACGGGCGGTAGTCCTACTTGAGCAGCTACCCAGTCCAAGTATTCATGCTGCCCCAACAAAAAGTTACAGAATTAATTAATTACAAAACATTAGATTTTTTTAACTTAATTAGAGGGACAAAAATAATTACTAGCTGAGATAATCCAAACTGTACCATATTAAGGTCAAGTGAATGAGTGTGGTGTTTTGGGATTCCCTTCTCCTCCAAAAGCCGGTAACATTGTTCAAGATCAGCTGACATATCTTCTTCTGATGGCAAGCTCACCTTACCAGATAAAACAGAAGCCACCCACTTGGCTTGTAAATCAATCATGACAAAATTGATTGCCTTATAATCACCAAAAGTGACAAAAATGCATGATTCAGTAATTGGATTAAGAGAGAGCAGTTTTAATGAAATTTGCTTGAAAAAAGAATTGCAGCTTAGGTGCCATCCTGTATAACTCACCACGCGAGGTATTCCAACAAAAGAAAGCCTAGGAGCAAGTTGTGGAGGGAAAACATGCTTGTACAACGGTCCAACGCGATTGTCATCATCAATAGTTATTACTCCATTTGTTTTCAAGAAAGGCAAATTATACTTGTACCTGTGTTAGTTACAATAATGAAAAAGGCTTCAGAAAACTTTGATCCATCCCCTCTTATCATGAACCTATTAGTGTATATGAATGGAAGGTTAAGTGTCATTCCTAGGCAAACAGCATCTAATTAGTAGagatgaaaaatggaaatgtGTTGTGGTGGAATATTTTACCCAGTGCAGTGGAGAATGATATCTGCTGTGACCAGAGCTCCATCCTCAAAAGCTATTTCACCATTTTCATGGCAATTTGTGACCTATAACAAGCTTGAAAATGAAGTTGTATGCTAGAAATGACTTCAAGTAAAATCATGAGctaatgagaaaaaaaaaaaaaaacaatcattTTGTGCTGCAACTCCAAATGTCGTGGGGTGGGGTGATACAAAATTACGTGCCATGGTTTTGTCACTTAGCaacaaaattcaaataaaaataaataaatgaaaccaTATATACTTTTGAGTGCTGCCATAGGTTGTCATACATGTCCCATTTTTTGACTTCAATTTCTTGGGACCTGGAAGAGAGATGTACTTCTTTGGCTACCTCCACAATTTCTAGGGAGATATCATTGGCACTAGCTGCGCCTCCAATAATAACCACAACctgtttttttgaaaaattaaatcagTAGGATTAATAATGTATTTCTCTGTTATGCCTTCATAATTTACGAGCATTAATTAAGAGTACCGAATGAATACCTGATCTCTAAATGGCTCAGGAACTCGATAATTGTGGCAGTGAATTTGTTTCCCCTTCCAGTTATTGATTCCTTCAACGTAGTAATCAGGTAGAAATTATCAGTATTTACTATTTAGTAGTAAAGTTGCTTACGCTTGCagccacccccccccccccccccaaaaaaaaccaaaacaaaagaacaaaaaaattaaaaagaactCTTCTATTATAAATTTGCTTTTTGCAGCGTGACATTAATTAGTGGCTACTTGACGTTAAATACCAATTAGATCTTTTGATTCAATGTGTCAAGAGTATTGAAAAATAGTACAATGCACTTCAATTTTATTGACGGTCTAGATGATTAATTAGGGTATTATATATTAGGGCCGCGCATGTAATGAAGCATATTTTCACATTTAAAAAACATAGATTAAGATATAAATACTGTCAATGGGAACTAGATTTAAGTCATTTACCTAAAGCCAAGGGCCTAACCATATATGCTATTTCCAACAAACATGCACCAAAATCCAAAGAGTAAAATAATACCCTCATAAAGAAATGGAGCTAGCTAGCTATTTGTGGAAATTGTTTAACTCGAGATCACCATTGGTTTTGGAAATTGTTTCTTGAAATCATCTTTAATTGAACTTAGAGAATGTCATATTGACGCACTAAACTCACAAACTGAAAATGCTCTAATGAATTTGAGATTCTTATAAAAATATGCTAGTGTATAGAAACTTAACATTTTGAACAAAAATACACATACAATAGACTATAGTGTAACTGACTTGAAAAGTTGAAGTTGTCCAAAATTAAAAAACTGCAAATGTTTTTTCCACCCAAGAATTCCAACTCCCAAGTAATAGGCCTAGAATTCGAACACTTTGAAAGCCCTCTCCCGGTGGTTATGGAACTAATAAAAATATTCTTCAGATGCATTAATTTCTTGGACTTGCTAGCGCAAACCTGGAAGTTCTGCCACTCTTGGTTGAGTGTTATGTCCATTACAAACCACAACGGCTTCGAATGGCTCTTCTGAAATCAACCCACCATTTGATCTCGACTCAACCACCCACTGATCATCATTCTCCTGCTCGACTCGGACTACTTCTGTATTCAGCCGAATTAACTCGACCAGCCCGAAATCTTCTGCAAAATTATTCAAGAACTGCAGCACCTCTTCATGGCCAGGAAAATCCATTAGCACGCCGTCTTTATTCTTGACAGTGAAGGGGTAATCCCAAAATCTCATAAGCGGTCTTGGGAGGTTTGTCTTGAGTGAATGGTATAGACTGCTGTGAACAATTTTTCTGCCAGGATCAAGGCCTAGAGGGTCGGTCTCGACTTCAGGATTGTACACCCACATCCCACCAATTTGGTCTGCTTTTTCATAGACCACCACTTGATGGCCTTCTGATTTCAGTTCGCAGGCCGTGGTTAGGCCGGCAACCCCGGCTCCGATCACTGCCAGCTTCAGAGGTCGTGCCATGGCATAAAATACAATTGTGCAGACAAATTAATACCGAGGATGTGAACCTTGTTACGTAAGGCATAATGTTGATGTTTagtattttttatttgaattgttCGACTAAATTAGCATTTCAGACTCGGAATTTTGCTGCCATGCACATGGACATAAAGCAAATGACAAAGTAGACTTGTCAAGAAAACTTGTGAGTGCCCAAATTGACCTGTTCATGACATTTTATTTTACTGTCACGATAATcaccaaaacaataaaaaagttaAGTCACTTTCTGGCTAATTTACCAATTAAtcttgtgtttgtgtgtgtgtgtgtgtggtgtgtggGCTAATTTCCGGTCCAATTAATCTTTGTTTGGCTATGTGTGTATGAACattaaaagacaagaaaatttCCTTGACTATCACAAAATTAAGCAGCCTTATacatgtatccttttacttcAATATATTGTTGCAAAATTAAACAGCCTTATACATGAATCCTTTCACTTAAATATATTGTTACAAAATTAAACAGCTTTGCTCAAATCTCAAAACTAAAACTATCTGTGATTCTTATAATCACAATTAAATGCACACAAAGATGTAAAAGCAAATTCAATTTGCAGTCTTGGAGATGACTTCAGATTTCCTTCAGATTCTGCACAACAATCATATTTAACAGTATATATTACTAGAAGACAGTagcatatatttatatatgtgcATTAGTCCGATTAATCTCTAgttaaataaaaagaaacttCCAAATTAAACCTTGAGCCTtgacaacatctaaaacaaacGAGATCAAGACAAATTAAGGATGCATTAATATACCTGAAAGAAACAAATATGAATATTTCTAAATGATCAAAAACCTATACATCTACTCCCAAAAGTAcaaaataaaaggagaaaaaaaccATATCAATATACAGACACCACCACGAAGGAATACACTTAAAAATTATCTTGGGAATCCGATCCTGGGGGGGTCTTCTGGCTCGGGGGCTTGCGGTAGGTCTCCTCCATATGCTTGGCCACGGCTATTCCAGTGCTGGCTAGTCTCTGGATGTTTGGTATATCGTAAGTTTGTGCAATATACACCCCAAAAACGGTGCCCAATATGAATTTGAACATGCCCATCTTCTTGCTTGAAATTCGGAGTGATGGGATATTGGGAATTTGGTTGTGTGTTTGACCTAAAGGGATGACGAATTGAAACGAATTGAATAGGAAATCTTGTGGAGCATTATGCTTTTAATTTGTGGGATTATTTGATTGTAATCATGTCGTGCTGTCCAAGAATTCAATTGCTTGAAGGATATAAGTTTTGAACTCCTTTCCAGTTGGGCTGCATTGTTTCCCCTTGTCCAAGGGTCAACCTTCCTACGTCTAACTTGACCAGCAAAACTTTGAACTAGTACTACAATTTACTGATTAAAAAATAGTAGCATGTATAGAATCACTAGCTAGTTTTTTGACATCGACTGAGTTGCcatgtctttttttttggggtgggtaGATTTCGGATTTATATAACCAACAAGGTGTGCATATGCATCAAGGTGTTTTCTCTCAagtatatataataataaatttattagTAATTAGGCACTAGAAACAGTAATCACCCATTAGGTAAGACATTTGGTTTGAATAAGAAATTTATTACGTTAGGCAATCGTTGATTTTGCATAATAACAGTAGTTTTACCATTCTTGATTTTGCCAATTGGCAGTGACCTTTGAAATTGTCGGTGGCATCACCGTGAAAAGGGACCAAATTGGCCTAAGCATAAAAGTTAGAGGATGGTATTGTCCTATTTTACTGCATGAGAATCAAGTTAATTTGAatcagtttaaaaaaaaaaaagggttggaGGATCATGCATTTGGATCATTTGCTCAGGAAAATAAAATTTCCGCCATAGATTTCCACATTTTGTTGTTGACAGAACAAACAAAAATCACCATCAGCTTTAAATCTTTGACTGGTGTTCTTCTTTAAGGGCTAtagcctttctttctttccaattcTCCATATGCAACCGGAGAGATCCATATGCAAACTTGCCAATGCTCATGAATAATACTGTCTTTTAGTTGCTTGTCCATTTGTGGTAGTCCTGCTTGTCCATATGTAGTGTTTTCACTTTTACACCTTATTTG contains:
- the LOC113759324 gene encoding flavin-containing monooxygenase FMO GS-OX5-like — its product is MARPLKLAVIGAGVAGLTTACELKSEGHQVVVYEKADQIGGMWVYNPEVETDPLGLDPGRKIVHSSLYHSLKTNLPRPLMRFWDYPFTVKNKDGVLMDFPGHEEVLQFLNNFAEDFGLVELIRLNTEVVRVEQENDDQWVVESRSNGGLISEEPFEAVVVCNGHNTQPRVAELPGINNWKGKQIHCHNYRVPEPFRDQVVVIIGGAASANDISLEIVEVAKEVHLSSRSQEIEVKKWDMYDNLWQHSKVTNCHENGEIAFEDGALVTADIILHCTGYKYNLPFLKTNGVITIDDDNRVGPLYKHVFPPQLAPRLSFVGIPRVAINFVMIDLQAKWVASVLSGKVSLPSEEDMSADLEQCYRLLEEKGIPKHHTHSLDLNMHEYLDWVAAQVGLPPVDKRQKEIFYKIREILPTSWIGFREMLLKQLPWISRIS